One Setaria italica strain Yugu1 chromosome II, Setaria_italica_v2.0, whole genome shotgun sequence DNA segment encodes these proteins:
- the LOC101761972 gene encoding 2-oxoglutarate dehydrogenase, mitochondrial yields MTWFRAASGAARLALRRSLATRAPTAAAATRCARGFHSTALRPRSAAPAPRAVPLSRLSDSFLDGTSSVYLEELQRAWEVDPSSVDESWDNFFRNFVAQASPSAGVSGQTIQESMQLLLLVRAYQVNGHMMAKLDPLGLDDRAVPEDLHLGLYGFTDADLDREFFLGVWRMSGFLSENRPVLTLREILSKLQQAYCGPIGYEYMHIPDRDKCNWLREKIETAKPRDYDKERRLVMLDRLIWSTQFENFLATKWATAKRFGLEGGETLIPGMKEMFDRAADLGVENIVIGMPHRGRLNVLGNVVRKPLSQIFSEFTGGTRPVEGEDGLYTGTGDVKYHLGTSYDRPTRGGKRIHLSLVANPSHLEAVDPVVIGKTRAKQFYSNDADRTKNMGILIHGDGSFAGQGVVYETLHLSALPNYTTGGTIHIVVNNQVAFTTDPRAGRSSQYCTDVAKALNAPIFHVNGDDLEAVVRVCELAAEWRQTFHSDVVVDLICYRRFGHNEIDEPSFTQPKMYQVIKNHPSSLKLYEQKLLGTGEVSKEDVQRIHDKVNRILNEEFTKSKDYVPNKRDWLSAYWTGFKSPEQISRVRNTGVKPEILKRVGQAITTLPENFRPHRAVKKIFELRAAMIESGEGIDWAVAEALAFATLIVEGNHVRLSGQDVERGTFSHRHAVLHDQDTGAKYCPLDHVAMNQSEELFTVSNSSLSEFAVLGFELGYSMENPNSLVLWEAQFGDFANGAQVMFDQFLSSGEAKWLRQTGLVVLLPHGYDGQGPEHSSSRLERFLQMSDDNPFVIPEMEPTLRKQIQECNWQVVNVTTPANYFHVLRRQIHREFRKPLIVTAPKNLLRHKDCKSNLSEFDDVEGHLGFDKQGTRFKRLIKDRNDHKQVEEGINRLILCSGKVYYELDEERKKSERSDIAICRVEQLCPFPYDLIQRELKRYPNAEIVWCQEEPMNMGAYSYISPRLYTAMKALGRGSFEDIKYVGRAPSAATATGFLSVHVQEQSELVKKALQPEPIKFP; encoded by the exons ATGACGTGGTTCCGCGCCGCCTCGGGCGCTGCccgcctcgccctccgccgcagcctcgccacccgcgcgccgacagccgccgccgccacccgatgCGCCCGCGGCTTCCACTCCACCGCCCTGCGGCCTcgctccgccgcccccgcgccccgGGCCGTCCCGCTCTCCCGCCTCTCCGATAGCTTCCTCGACGGCACCAGCAGCGTCTACCTCGAGGAGCTCCAGCGCGCCTGGGAGGTCGACCCCTCCTCCGTCGACGAGTCCTGGGACAACTTCTTCCGCAACTTCGTCGCCCaggcctccccctccgccggcgtCTCCGGCCAGACCATCCAGGAGAGCatgcagctcctcctcctcgtcaggGCCTACCAGGTCAACGGCCACATGATGGCCAAGCTCGACCCCCTCGGCCTCGACGACCGTGCCGTCCCCGAGGACCTCCACCTCGGCCTCTACGGCTTCACCGACGCCGACCTCGACAGGGAGTTCTTCCTCGGCGTCTGGAGGATGTCCGGCTTCCTCTCCGAGAACCGCCCTGTCCTCACCCTCCGCGAGATCCTCAGCAAGCTCCAGCAGGCCTACTGCGGCCCCATCGGCTACGAGTACATGCACATCCCCGACAGGGACAAGTGCAACTGGCTCAGGGAAAAAATCGAGACCGCCAAGCCCAGGGACTATGACAAGGAACGTCGCCTCGTCATGCTCGACAGGCTCATCTGGAGCACGCAGTTCGAGAACTTCCTTGCCACCAAGTGGGCCACCGCCAAGAGGTTTGGCCTTGAGGGTGGTGAGACGCTCATCCCTGGCATGAAGGAGATGTTCGATAGGGCTGCTGACCTCGGCGTCGAGAACATCGTCATCGGGATGCCGCACAGGGGGAGGCTCAATGTCCTTGGTAACGTCGTCCGCAAGCCATTGTCTCAGATATTCAGTGAGTTCACTGGCGGCACAAGGCCTGTTGAAGGCGAGGATGGGCTCTACACTGGAACTGGTGATGTCAAGTACCACCTGGGTACCTCTTATGACCGCCCAACTCGTGGTGGCAAGAGGATTCACTTGTCTTTGGTCGCCAATCCCAGTCATCTGGAAGCTGTTGATCCTGTTGTCATTGGCAAGACGCGTGCCAAGCAATTCTACTCCAATGATGCCGACAGGACAAAGAACATGGGTATTCTGATACACGGAGATGGTAGCTTTGCTGGCCAGGGTGTGGTCTATGAGACGCTCCATCTAAGTGCTCTCCCGAACTACACTACTGGTGGAACCATACATATTGTTGTTAACAACCAAGTCGCCTTTACGACTGATCCAAGAGCTGGCAGGTCCTCCCAGTACTGCACAGATGTTGCCAAAGCCCTGAATGCTCCTATATTCCATGTAAATGGTGATGATTTAGAGGCTGTTGTCCGTGTATGTGAGCTTGCAGCTGAGTGGCGCCAGACTTTTCACTCAGATGTCGTCGTCGATCTAATCTGCTACCGCCGTTTTGGGCATAACGAAATCGATGAACCCTCCTTCACACAGCCAAAGATGTATCAG GTCATTAAGAACCATCCCAGTTCATTGAAGCTTTATGAGCAGAAACTGCTAGGAACAGGTGAAGTCTCGAAAGAAGATGTCCAGAGGATCCATGACAAGGTGAACCGAATCTTGAATGAAGAGTTTACAAAGAGCAAAGACTATGTTCCCAACAAGAGGGATTGGCTCTCTGCTTATTGGACTGGCTTTAAGTCGCCAGAGCAAATATCGCGTGTTCGGAACACTGG GGTCAAGCCGGAGATACTGAAACGTGTAGGACAAGCAATTACTACACTGCCTGAAAACTTCAGGCCACACAGAGCAGTGAAGAAGATTTTTGAGCTGCGTGCAGCTATGATTGAGAGTGGTGAAGGAATTGATTGGGCTGTTGCAGAAGCCCTAGCCTTTGCAACACTTATAGTGGAAGGCAATCATGTTAGGCTAAGTGGACAGGATGTGGAAAGAGGAACTTTCAGCCACCGGCATGCAGTTCTGCATGACCAGGATACTGGAGCGAAGTACTGCCCACTCGACCATGTTGCAATGAATCAAAGTGAGGAGCTGTTTACTGTAAGTAACAG TTCGCTTTCAGAATTTGCTGTCCTTGGGTTTGAATTGGGTTACTCCATGGAGAACCCTAATTCATTGGTTCTTTGGGAAGCACAATTTGGTGACTTTGCCAATGGCGCGCAAGTGATGTTTGACCAGTTTCTGAGCAGTGGAGAGGCAAAATGGTTGCGCCAAACTGGCCTTGTTGTTCTGCTTCCTCATGGTTATGATGGCCAAGGCCCCGAACATTCCAGTTCTCGTTTGGAGCGCTTCCTTCAG ATGAGTGATGATAATCCTTTTGTCATACCTGAGATGGAACCGACACTTCGCAAGCAGATCcaagagtgtaactggcaagTTGTGAATGTGACAACTCCTGCAAATTATTTCCACGTGTTGCGTCGTCAG ATACATAGGGAGTTCCGGAAGCCACTGATTGTAACAGCTCCCAAGAACCTGCTTCGGCACAAGGATTGCAAGTCCAATCTTTCTGAGTTTGATGATGTTGAAGGCCATCTAGGATTTGATAAGCAGGGAACACGTTTCAAGCGGCTGATAAAGGACCGCAACGATCACAAGCAAGTCGAGGAGGGTATCAACCGTCTTATATTATGTTCTGGGAAA GTTTACTATGAACTTGACGAAGAGCGTAAAAAGTCAGAGCGCAGTGACATTGCAATTTGCAGGGTTGAGCAACTTTGCCCATTCCCGTACGACCTTATCCAAAGAGAGCTCAAGAGATATCCAA ATGCGGAGATTGTGTGGTGCCAGGAGGAGCCCATGAACATGGGTGCATACAGCTACATCTCTCCTCGGCTGTATACTGCCATGAAGGCTCTCGGGCGGGGTTCATTTGAAGATATCAAGTACGTCGGCAGAGCACCTTCAGCTGCTACAGCCACTGGCTTCCTGTCGGTTCATGTGCAGGAGCAATCAGAGCTAGTAAAGAAGGCACTTCAGCCGGAGCCGATCAAGTTCCCCTGA